In the Populus nigra chromosome 2, ddPopNigr1.1, whole genome shotgun sequence genome, TTGTTAACGACAGCAAATCAAACGATAACTAGAAGCACAAAACttgaattgtgttttattgTCTTCAATAATAGATTATATAAAGGTTGTGCATGGTTCGTTGATGCAAAAACCATACTTTTGAGGCATCGCCGCTGGCACTCCAGCCATGtttgaaacaattaattattttacacaGTAAGTTACAATGCATTAAAGTATCAATACATACATCCATTGTTTTCAAACAATGGAGATGATACCCCTAATTAAATGGTGTTTGGCACGTAAGATTGAATTCTAGAACACTAACTAATATGGCTGCAGCTTTCTGAGGATTTTAATATCCACTTAATAAAACTTTAGTTGTGGTAAAAGCTTTATTACGCTAAATCTTGTGGTCTTTGCTTATAATTTAGgaatgacatgaaaaaaaaaacgtaattGTCATGTGATTTATGGTTgttgcttatttatttatttatttttaaataaagcaaATCCGAtgccaaaatattaaaataaaaaagaatagaggAAAGAGGAATTGAAAAGTGCAGGTAAGTGGGGTCAGTTTTATGTCGTCGGCTTATGAGTCTGTGGCTaagcaagaagaaagaaagcaaaaagaAGGCAGAGACTCGAAGCAACTCAAGCACCAACCAACCCCTCCTTagattctttcttcttcttcatccgCTTCATACATTTCTCCTCTCTTCTACAGACCCTCCGAAAAGGGCTTCAAGTTAATAAGAAGTTGATCTTCACCCCAGTGATGTTTTCATCCATGGATCTGTGATTACAGAGGGAATCAGAGAAGAGGTTGATAAAACTGTAAGCTTGCTTACACATTCTACCCCTTTTTATGTGTTCATGAATGAGCGTGTAAGTAATATAGATAAAGTAATATTTCTTTTTCGACCTTTAGGTTTGTACTTCGCAGTGTAAGTTTGTTTTAAGtggagatcttttttttttttaattattattatttcctctAGTGggatttattttgttcttgGTTAACATGTACTAAAGTTAGATGCTTGCAGTGAaatcttgtttttgttatttgctttttgaataaaaagttagaaaaaaaatgaaaatgagacGATTCACATGTTGTGACGCTGCTACCTTTAAAGTTTGcaaatttgagataattttgacaaattgggtttattttcttatattcattttaattaccGTCAGGTGGTTATGATTGCTGGTGTGGTGGCTAGGTCCATAGCCCGGTTGAAGCAGGCCATCAAAAAGCCTGGAACTTTAACTTGGTTGACTGCATCTTCACGTGAATAGCCTTGGAGGAATTCTGTGACACTTTGAAGCATTCTTCTGTAAATCCCACTTCATCATGTCTGATCGCGTGCTACAGTCATATCAAGATAGGGATGATATTCCCGTAAAGTCCACGAAGCAGTGCCAGTCTATTTGGATTTCTCATTGGACGCGCGCGAGTTGCAGGAAAGCAAATGAAGCTTCAAAACAATTAGGTCATGATCCTCCGGAAGTTGGTAATGGTAACAAATATCACAGCTTACTTAGTGGGCCAGAGATGGAAACTGGTAGTTCTAAATTTGTCACGGGACTTGGAGAAGTAAACATGGGGAAAAGGATCAACGTCATGAACGATAACCTTACAATGAGTCCGAAAAGGTTGAGGAATGAAATGTTTGAGGGACAGTCTTCTTTTGCGATGTTCAAACCTTCTCAAGATAGGGAGAGTGTTTTATATCCGGAGAATGATGTGTCCTCTGGCAATCGTGAAGGAGTCTTAAAGTCACGAATTGGTACCAATTCTGAATATGATGTTTCCCTCGGGAGAAATGAGGATCACCTACCCTCAATACCGGCACAGGCTCTTCCTGAGGTGgaaattcaagaaagaaaatctcAGTTTCAGGCTGAAGATCTCAACTTGGTTCCAGAGCAGCGGGTCAAGTCTAATAGTTTTCTAGAAAGGAGTAGCAGAGTTGTTTCTGCACATGTTCAGGATGATTTTGTAAGGTCAACCCCAGATATTGTGCCATATGAATTTGAAGTTGGAAGGGCTCCAATTCACCCCTTTTTCTCTAGGTTAGATCACATTAATGAACCAGGCTCTACATCTTTGGTTCATGagatgaaaatgaataaaaatgcaGGTCTTCTCTTTCGTGATCCCTCAACAAGCAATTATCAGCGAAGAGAGTCATTTCACATGATGCCAAATCGTTCTGACTTTGAATTACTTCCTAGGCAGATCAGTACCAGAGGTGATAgccaattagaaaaattatataatggATCATATGCACTATCAACACTGCCCTCCGTTCATGATGGGGAGACAATGAGAATACGTGCTACAATAGACTCCATTGAAGAATTTTCTAGAGGTCCTCCGACGTACACTCAGACCACTCATcgctttttcataaaaaaaaagactgacGTGAACTTACCTGATAGTGCTCAGATGTTTAGAGAGT is a window encoding:
- the LOC133682417 gene encoding uncharacterized protein LOC133682417 encodes the protein MSDRVLQSYQDRDDIPVKSTKQCQSIWISHWTRASCRKANEASKQLGHDPPEVGNGNKYHSLLSGPEMETGSSKFVTGLGEVNMGKRINVMNDNLTMSPKRLRNEMFEGQSSFAMFKPSQDRESVLYPENDVSSGNREGVLKSRIGTNSEYDVSLGRNEDHLPSIPAQALPEVEIQERKSQFQAEDLNLVPEQRVKSNSFLERSSRVVSAHVQDDFVRSTPDIVPYEFEVGRAPIHPFFSRLDHINEPGSTSLVHEMKMNKNAGLLFRDPSTSNYQRRESFHMMPNRSDFELLPRQISTRGDSQLEKLYNGSYALSTLPSVHDGETMRIRATIDSIEEFSRGPPTYTQTTHRFFIKKKTDVNLPDSAQMFRESAISTEIKGKMVTELLAISPDFGFHVKQGVKLLPLDSSTGSEGKESTGNVKTSAVVKENDSLAEGKENTKNANTSAVNEESDSSAETDTMDMDAFCENHLSGVASLQSDKVWQGHQKTWRQAPQEARVWMPCFLPHAEHSTNSKSSDCPDTPVRLDPCSRWFKRLKASASKVEEASSHQKLNAELQRNAESYSTDPERKIQEITLSHVWVQRWFHNPSASPKKNLGAVVVSKPESSEAALDFQKKQFPSTAAMALMGKAMNGFCPCEFRKSGSSVVWNTK